The following are encoded together in the Juglans microcarpa x Juglans regia isolate MS1-56 chromosome 2D, Jm3101_v1.0, whole genome shotgun sequence genome:
- the LOC121248964 gene encoding LOW QUALITY PROTEIN: ketohexokinase-like (The sequence of the model RefSeq protein was modified relative to this genomic sequence to represent the inferred CDS: substituted 1 base at 1 genomic stop codon) — MLSISTIANATRFVNSLSSYPPSPCTRPCSSMSRQTISLLAFSTVTQPTRNFQVKMSSDSLPPPENRIVVGCGTVSVDYLAAVAAYPKPDDKIRTTSLKVQGGGNAGNALTCVARLGLKPRLISKVADDTQGRGILGELEADGVDTSPFAVSXGGNSPFSYIIVDNQMKTRTCIHTPGYPPMIPDDLSQASLLFALDGASIVYFDGRVHETASIVAQEAVRQRIPILIDAERVREGLDDLLKLADYAICSAKFPQAWTEAPSVPSALVSILLRLPNIKFVIVTLGEDGCIMLERSVDEGPETEEISVDILLESLKQQKDKTTAIPTCISTSVTRLRANGIGTVCGRLFLGTAEKIPPSELIDTTGAGDAFIGAVVYALCANMPPETMLPFASRVAAANCRALGARTGLPHRSDPRLASFLHQSSQVVVTS; from the exons ATGCTCTCCATATCCACGATTGCCAACGCCACGAGGTTCGTGAACTCGCTGAGCTCTTACCCCCCGTCTCCTTGTACTCGTCCTTGCTCTTCAATGTCTCGCCAGACAATCTCTCTCCTCGCCTTCTCAACCGTAACCCAACCCACCAG AAACTTCCAGGTCAAAATGTCATCCGATTCGCTCCCTCCACCCGAAAACCGCATCGTT GTGGGATGTGGAACGGTTTCGGTGGATTACTTGGCGGCAGTGGCTGCGTATCCTAAGCCCGACGATAAGATCAGAACCACAAGCTTGAAG GTTCAAGGGGGTGGAAATGCCGGGAATGCATTAACCTGTGTAGCTCGTTTGGGCTTGAAACCGAGGTTAATTTCAAAG GTTGCAGATGACACTCAAGGCAGGGGTATATTGGGCGAGCTAGAAGCTGATGGTGTGGATACTTCTCCTTTCGCGGTTAG CTGAGGGGGAAATTCACCATTTTCCTATATCATTGTTGACAACCAAAT GAAAACTCGTACTTGTATCCACACCCCAGGATATCCTCCAATGATACCAGATGACCTTTCCCAAGCAAGTTTATTGTTTGCATTAGATGGTGCAAGCATTGTCTATTTTGATGGAAGAGTGCATGAAACTGCTTCAATTGTTGCACAAGAG GCAGTTCGCCAGAGGATACCTATTTTAATTGATGCAGAAAGGGTAAGAGAAGGGTTGGATGATCTCCTGAAATTAGCTGATTATGCCATATGCTCAGCAAAATTTCCACAG GCATGGACAGAGGCACCATCTGTTCCAAGTGCTCTTGTTTCCATTCTATTGAGATTGCCAAATATCAAATTTGTGATTGTGACCTTGGGTGAAGATGGATGCATAATGCTTGAGAGAAGTGTTGATG AGGGTCCCGAGACAGAAGAAATTAGTGTAGACATCTTATTAGAATCATTAAAGCAGCAAAAGGACAAAACCACAGCTATCCCAACATGCATATCAACG TCAGTGACAAGATTGAGAGCGAATGGGATAGGTACAGTATGTGGGAGGTTATTTCTGGGAACGGCTGAGAAGATTCCGCCATCAGAACTTATAGATACAACTGGTGCTGGGGATGCATTTATTGGAGCCGTTGTTTATG CCTTATGCGCCAACATGCCGCCGGAAACAATGTTGCCATTTGCATCTCGGGTG GCAGCAGCAAACTGTAGAGCTTTGGGAGCTCGAACTGGTCTTCCACACCGCTCGGATCCACGCCTGGCATCTTTCTTACATCAGAGTTCCCAAGTGGTGGTCACATCTTGA